A portion of the Streptomyces sp. NBC_00376 genome contains these proteins:
- the trmB gene encoding tRNA (guanosine(46)-N7)-methyltransferase TrmB — MNVSENPSEILPEDSPESSSEQLSSSAAGTPSAAGIPDDLRAASFERQRRLRQEPRFPGGPAIDPAGSHHERRIRSFQPRRSRVTPGQEDALLRLWPKWGLDIDGQRVLDLPELFDGLPVVLEIGFGMGEATAQMAADDPGTGILAVDVHTPGQGNLLGLADRNGLSNIRVANGDAIILLREMLKPDSLDGLRVYFPDPWPKKRHHKRRLIQPEFLDLVAQRLKPGAVIHCATDWEPYAEQMLEVLTAHPLFENTVADGGYAPRPAFRPLTRFEGQGLDKGHVVHDLLFARS, encoded by the coding sequence ATGAACGTCTCCGAGAACCCCTCCGAGATCCTCCCCGAGGACTCCCCCGAGAGCTCCTCCGAGCAGCTCTCCTCGTCCGCTGCCGGGACTCCGTCCGCTGCCGGAATTCCGGACGATCTGCGCGCCGCCTCCTTCGAGCGGCAGCGCAGGCTGCGCCAGGAGCCGCGCTTCCCGGGCGGGCCCGCCATCGACCCGGCCGGCTCGCACCACGAGCGCCGGATCCGCAGCTTCCAGCCGCGCCGCAGCCGCGTCACGCCCGGCCAGGAGGACGCCCTGCTGCGGCTCTGGCCGAAGTGGGGCCTGGACATCGACGGGCAGCGCGTCCTCGACCTGCCCGAGCTGTTCGACGGGCTCCCGGTGGTGCTGGAGATCGGCTTCGGGATGGGCGAGGCCACCGCGCAGATGGCCGCCGACGACCCCGGCACGGGCATCCTCGCCGTCGATGTGCACACCCCGGGCCAGGGCAATCTGCTCGGCCTCGCGGACCGGAACGGCCTGTCCAACATCCGGGTGGCCAACGGCGACGCGATCATCCTGCTGCGCGAGATGCTCAAGCCGGACTCGCTGGACGGGCTGCGGGTGTACTTCCCCGACCCCTGGCCCAAGAAGCGCCATCACAAGCGGCGGCTGATCCAGCCGGAGTTCCTCGACCTGGTGGCGCAGCGGCTGAAGCCGGGGGCGGTGATCCACTGTGCGACCGACTGGGAGCCGTACGCCGAGCAGATGCTGGAGGTGCTCACCGCGCACCCCCTCTTCGAGAACACCGTGGCGGACGGCGGCTACGCGCCCCGGCCCGCGTTCCGGCCGCTGACCCGGTTCGAGGGGCAGGGCCTGGACAAGGGCCATGTCGTGCACGACCTGCTCTTCGCCCGCAGCTGA
- the lhgO gene encoding L-2-hydroxyglutarate oxidase codes for MMTRAAYDCDVLVIGGGIVGLSTAYAITRTAPGTRVTVLEKEWGPARHQTGRNSGVIHSGIYYRPGSLKARYAVRGAAEMVDFCAEHGIAHAVTGKLIVATERSELPRLHALVQRGRQHGLPVRELGPAQITEYEPQVSGLAAIRVGSTGVCDFGAVAARFAAEVSGAGGVIRYGAEVTAIDRRPWGVAVRTADGPVVRARVLVNCAGLHCDRVARLAGDDPGMRIVPFRGEYYELARPELVRGLVYPVPDPAFPFLGVHLTRGHDGSVHVGPNAVPALAREGYGWPVVRPRELADTLAWPGTWQIARRHWRYGAGEVRRSLSKHAFTEAVRRLLPEVTEDDLRPAPAGVRAQAVLRDGTLVDDFLIREALHTVHVLNAPSPAATASLPIGREVARRALLRARETGWRPPAVESGHCV; via the coding sequence ATGATGACGCGCGCGGCGTACGACTGCGATGTGCTGGTGATCGGCGGCGGGATCGTCGGGCTGTCGACGGCGTATGCGATCACACGCACCGCTCCGGGCACCCGGGTGACGGTCCTGGAGAAGGAGTGGGGCCCGGCCCGGCACCAGACCGGGCGCAACAGCGGAGTGATCCACAGCGGCATCTATTACCGTCCCGGCTCGCTCAAGGCTCGCTACGCGGTGCGCGGCGCCGCCGAGATGGTCGACTTCTGTGCCGAGCACGGCATCGCCCACGCGGTGACCGGCAAGCTGATCGTCGCGACCGAGCGGTCCGAGCTGCCCCGGCTGCACGCCCTGGTCCAGCGCGGCCGGCAGCACGGACTGCCGGTGCGCGAGCTGGGCCCCGCCCAGATCACGGAGTACGAGCCGCAGGTGAGCGGCCTCGCCGCGATCCGGGTCGGTTCGACCGGGGTGTGCGACTTCGGCGCGGTCGCGGCCCGGTTCGCCGCCGAGGTGAGCGGGGCCGGCGGGGTGATCCGTTACGGGGCGGAGGTCACCGCGATCGACCGGCGCCCCTGGGGCGTGGCGGTGCGTACGGCGGACGGCCCGGTGGTGCGGGCCCGGGTCCTGGTCAACTGCGCGGGGCTGCACTGCGACCGGGTGGCCCGGCTCGCGGGCGACGACCCGGGCATGCGGATCGTGCCCTTCCGGGGTGAGTACTACGAGCTGGCGCGGCCGGAGCTGGTGCGCGGGCTGGTCTATCCGGTGCCCGACCCGGCGTTCCCGTTCCTCGGGGTCCATCTGACCCGGGGCCACGACGGCAGCGTCCACGTCGGGCCGAACGCGGTGCCGGCGCTGGCCCGCGAGGGGTACGGCTGGCCGGTCGTGCGCCCGCGCGAGCTGGCGGACACCCTGGCCTGGCCCGGCACCTGGCAGATCGCCCGCAGGCACTGGCGGTACGGGGCGGGCGAGGTGCGCCGTTCGCTGTCGAAGCACGCCTTCACCGAGGCCGTGCGGCGGCTGCTGCCGGAGGTGACGGAGGACGACCTGAGACCGGCCCCGGCCGGGGTCAGGGCCCAGGCCGTGCTGCGGGACGGCACCCTGGTGGACGATTTCCTCATCCGCGAGGCCCTGCACACCGTCCATGTGCTGAACGCGCCGTCGCCCGCCGCGACGGCCTCGCTGCCCATCGGGCGGGAGGTGGCACGCAGGGCGCTGCTCCGGGCGCGGGAGACGGGGTGGAGACCGCCCGCCGTAGAATCGGGGCATTGTGTCTGA
- a CDS encoding PrsW family intramembrane metalloprotease, with the protein MSDGSVQQGQSQPAVPLLEEQRVGEILAAVPERRHWRYRPRRVGTVWRSRTFRLAAVFTVLALCGLAILALVRDQTGTQGFLVGLGLAVLPVPLLLAAFRWLDRVDPGPWRNVLFAFAWGAFAAALVAILANSFATRWIATTTADPSNADTLGATVIAPVVEESAKAAAVLLIFLFRRREFNGIVDGVVIAGITASGFAFTENILYLGNAFGQDQQIGTSGVVSVTAATFFVRAVMSPFAHPLFTVLTGIGFGLAAASARRRRVRRVLLPLLGLVLAMGMHSLWNGSAVFSPYGFYAVYAVFMVPVFGLVTWLAIWSRRRELRTLAAELPAYAAAGWLSPAEPLALSSMRARGLARDAARRQYAVAARGSRAIPYGPGWSTGAAPGPVPGPAPWPSAQTAPQAVALTAAQVEATAKAHGKAAAQAVAEYESFATSLASLRLQARRGAAGPDFTDRELELLHHLWQRREVAAPALAYAAQAAGLLRPHRLPSPPYARPFPPHAQYGAYRNAPAPGPGPGPGYNPYLLPQQPPH; encoded by the coding sequence GTGTCCGACGGGTCTGTCCAGCAGGGGCAGTCGCAGCCGGCCGTCCCGCTCCTCGAGGAGCAGCGGGTCGGCGAGATCCTGGCTGCCGTGCCGGAGCGCAGGCACTGGCGCTACCGGCCGCGCCGGGTGGGCACGGTGTGGCGCAGCCGGACGTTCCGCCTCGCGGCGGTGTTCACGGTGCTCGCGCTCTGCGGTCTGGCGATCCTGGCCCTGGTCCGCGATCAGACGGGCACTCAGGGTTTCCTCGTCGGCCTCGGCCTCGCCGTGCTGCCCGTGCCGCTCCTGCTGGCGGCGTTCCGCTGGCTCGACCGGGTCGATCCGGGCCCCTGGCGGAATGTGCTGTTCGCCTTCGCCTGGGGTGCGTTCGCCGCCGCCCTGGTGGCGATCCTGGCGAATTCCTTCGCGACCCGCTGGATAGCCACGACCACCGCAGACCCGTCGAACGCCGACACCCTCGGCGCCACGGTCATAGCCCCGGTCGTCGAGGAGAGCGCCAAGGCCGCCGCGGTCCTGCTGATCTTCCTGTTCCGAAGACGGGAGTTCAACGGAATCGTCGACGGCGTCGTGATCGCCGGCATCACCGCGAGCGGCTTCGCCTTCACGGAGAACATCCTCTACCTCGGCAACGCCTTCGGGCAGGACCAGCAGATCGGCACCTCGGGCGTCGTATCGGTGACGGCCGCGACGTTCTTCGTACGGGCGGTGATGTCGCCGTTCGCACACCCGCTCTTCACGGTGCTGACCGGCATAGGTTTCGGCCTCGCCGCGGCGAGCGCCCGGCGCCGGCGGGTCCGCCGCGTCCTGCTGCCGCTGCTGGGGCTCGTCCTCGCCATGGGCATGCACTCGCTGTGGAACGGGTCGGCGGTCTTCAGCCCGTACGGTTTCTACGCCGTGTACGCGGTGTTCATGGTCCCGGTATTCGGCCTGGTGACCTGGCTGGCGATCTGGTCGCGGCGGCGGGAGCTGCGCACGCTCGCCGCCGAGCTGCCCGCCTACGCCGCGGCGGGCTGGCTGAGCCCGGCGGAGCCGCTCGCCCTCTCCTCGATGCGGGCCCGCGGCCTGGCCCGCGACGCGGCACGCCGCCAGTACGCCGTCGCCGCCCGGGGGAGCCGGGCGATCCCGTACGGGCCCGGATGGTCCACCGGAGCCGCGCCCGGACCCGTGCCCGGACCCGCCCCCTGGCCCTCTGCGCAGACGGCGCCCCAGGCAGTGGCGCTGACAGCGGCGCAGGTGGAAGCCACGGCGAAGGCCCACGGGAAGGCGGCCGCCCAGGCCGTCGCCGAGTACGAATCGTTCGCGACCTCACTGGCCTCGCTCCGTCTTCAGGCCCGCCGCGGGGCGGCCGGCCCGGACTTCACCGATCGCGAGCTGGAGCTGCTGCACCACCTCTGGCAGCGCAGGGAGGTGGCCGCCCCCGCCCTGGCGTACGCGGCACAGGCGGCGGGGCTCCTGCGCCCCCACCGTCTGCCGTCACCCCCGTACGCCCGGCCGTTCCCTCCGCACGCGCAGTACGGCGCCTACCGCAACGCCCCCGCGCCCGGCCCCGGCCCCGGCCCCGGCTACAACCCCTACCTGTTGCCGCAGCAGCCACCGCACTAG
- a CDS encoding SPFH domain-containing protein: MFFWHVPAPNEAMLISGSKGRQTLDTQFRIVTGHGSFVLPVKQKARMLSLALREAEITEDCVTQQGIRLNVRAVAVFKVGDDSVSIANAARRFLTEQEQMEELVGRIFAGHLRSIVGGLTVEQIIRERNRVSQEVIAGSHGEMEKLGIVVDALQIQEIDDATGYIKNLAAPHAAAVASQARIAEAKADQEASQREQQAAALKAEYERDTAIKRAGFLAETEQYNARAAQAGPLAQARASHEVIEEQTALAERQAALAAQRLEAEVRRPADAEAYRQRTLAEAARDRVKFEADGNAYTERALAQAQADANSVRAASLRDGNQELIAANRIVENLPALADAAARGMSGADLTVLNGTNGVNELAAGVVGQGLAILHSLQRGVDPVKRQEDGMKGGRTRVVKRAPEMP, translated from the coding sequence ATGTTCTTCTGGCACGTTCCCGCCCCCAACGAGGCGATGCTCATCTCCGGTTCCAAGGGCAGGCAGACGCTGGACACCCAGTTCCGGATCGTCACCGGGCACGGCAGTTTCGTGCTCCCGGTGAAGCAGAAGGCGCGCATGCTCTCGCTGGCGCTGCGTGAGGCGGAGATCACCGAGGACTGCGTGACGCAGCAGGGCATCCGCCTCAACGTCCGGGCCGTGGCCGTCTTCAAGGTCGGCGACGACTCCGTGTCCATCGCCAACGCGGCCCGCCGCTTCCTGACCGAGCAGGAGCAGATGGAGGAGCTCGTCGGGCGGATCTTCGCCGGGCATCTGCGTTCCATCGTCGGCGGACTGACCGTGGAGCAGATCATCCGTGAACGCAACCGGGTCTCCCAGGAGGTCATCGCGGGCAGCCACGGCGAGATGGAGAAGCTCGGCATCGTCGTGGACGCCCTCCAGATCCAGGAGATCGACGACGCCACCGGCTACATCAAGAACCTCGCGGCCCCGCACGCCGCCGCGGTCGCCAGTCAGGCCCGGATCGCCGAGGCCAAGGCCGACCAGGAGGCCAGCCAGCGCGAGCAGCAGGCCGCCGCGCTCAAGGCGGAGTACGAACGTGACACCGCGATCAAGCGGGCCGGCTTCCTCGCCGAGACCGAGCAGTACAACGCCCGCGCCGCCCAGGCCGGGCCGCTCGCCCAGGCAAGGGCCTCACACGAGGTCATCGAGGAGCAGACCGCACTCGCCGAGCGGCAGGCCGCGCTCGCCGCCCAACGGCTGGAGGCGGAGGTCCGGCGCCCGGCGGACGCCGAGGCGTACCGGCAGCGCACCCTGGCGGAGGCGGCCCGGGACCGGGTGAAGTTCGAGGCGGACGGCAACGCGTACACCGAGCGGGCCCTCGCTCAGGCGCAGGCCGACGCCAACAGTGTGCGCGCGGCGTCGCTGCGTGACGGCAACCAGGAGCTCATCGCCGCCAACCGCATCGTGGAGAACCTGCCCGCCCTGGCCGACGCCGCCGCCCGGGGCATGTCCGGCGCCGACCTCACCGTTCTCAACGGCACCAATGGCGTCAACGAGTTGGCGGCGGGCGTCGTCGGCCAGGGGCTGGCGATCCTCCACTCGCTGCAACGGGGCGTGGACCCGGTGAAGCGGCAGGAGGACGGAATGAAGGGCGGGCGGACCCGAGTGGTCAAAAGGGCGCCGGAGATGCCGTAG
- a CDS encoding M23 family metallopeptidase, giving the protein MASNKPAPEAPSRFDHDYGTGPEGDFTGNFTGEFTSEPDRGWDEWNPTEESVRPVRGRHRVAKQRNGLARSSTVLGVGVIAAVGAGGMASAQSKPPVSISMPDAITDNLPDAKSLPGVGALFSDDSEADRTEAAAATAPLTTAGITTAEAEQGATDAGEALRARILQQAEQQQDAADAEAKAAEEKKAAEKAAAEAQKQQDEAKAKAAAEKKKAEEEAKKKAEALRLAKLAASYAIPTFSYTITSTYGQAGSMWSSGYHTGLDFAAPTGTPIKAVHGGTIKSAGLAGSYGYRTVLELEDGTEIWYCHQSSIGVGVGQKVSTGDTIGRVGATGNVTGPHLHLEVHTADGTGIDPMAWLRGKGLNP; this is encoded by the coding sequence GTGGCGTCCAACAAGCCTGCCCCCGAGGCCCCGTCCCGGTTCGATCACGACTATGGCACCGGGCCCGAAGGCGACTTCACCGGCAATTTCACGGGTGAGTTCACCAGTGAGCCCGACCGCGGCTGGGACGAGTGGAACCCCACCGAGGAGTCCGTCCGCCCCGTGCGCGGCAGGCACCGCGTCGCCAAGCAGCGCAACGGTCTCGCCCGCAGCTCCACGGTGCTGGGTGTCGGTGTCATAGCGGCGGTCGGCGCGGGCGGCATGGCCTCCGCGCAGAGCAAGCCGCCGGTCTCCATCTCCATGCCCGACGCCATCACGGACAACCTCCCCGACGCCAAGTCCCTTCCCGGCGTGGGCGCCCTGTTCTCCGACGATTCCGAGGCGGACAGGACCGAGGCCGCGGCCGCCACCGCCCCGCTCACCACCGCCGGCATCACCACCGCCGAGGCCGAGCAGGGCGCGACGGACGCGGGCGAGGCGCTCCGCGCCCGCATCCTCCAGCAGGCCGAGCAGCAGCAGGACGCCGCCGACGCCGAGGCCAAGGCGGCCGAGGAGAAGAAGGCCGCGGAGAAGGCGGCCGCCGAGGCCCAGAAGCAGCAGGACGAGGCCAAGGCCAAGGCCGCCGCCGAGAAGAAGAAGGCGGAGGAGGAGGCCAAGAAGAAGGCGGAGGCGCTGCGGCTGGCCAAGCTCGCCGCCAGCTACGCCATCCCGACCTTCTCGTACACGATCACCTCGACCTACGGCCAGGCCGGTTCGATGTGGTCCTCCGGCTACCACACCGGCCTCGACTTCGCCGCTCCGACCGGCACCCCGATCAAGGCCGTCCACGGCGGCACGATCAAGTCGGCGGGCCTGGCCGGCTCGTACGGCTACCGCACCGTGCTGGAGCTGGAGGACGGTACGGAGATCTGGTACTGCCACCAGTCCTCGATCGGCGTCGGCGTCGGCCAGAAGGTCAGCACAGGTGACACCATCGGCCGGGTCGGCGCGACCGGCAACGTGACGGGACCCCACCTCCACCTGGAGGTCCACACCGCCGACGGTACGGGCATCGACCCGATGGCCTGGCTCCGCGGCAAGGGCCTCAACCCCTGA
- a CDS encoding PP2C family protein-serine/threonine phosphatase: MWKRERRRGKPVGGGARTRRFVRMLPALMILGGLVFDALTPPAFTAIPLFVAAPLIAAPFFSLASTIRIAVASMLAVIALRLYTSSLPEAVPLIELLTLATVSVLAVVINGVVRRGNEQLASARYIAETAMRAVLPQPSDRIGGLHVAARYEAAQADEFVGGDLFAVADTPQGVRLVVGDVRGKGLDAVETVAVVIGAFREAAEQESSLEAVAGRLERALAREEARRGGLDVLEGFITAVLAEIPYGLPLVRIVNRGHPEPILLHPDGALEVLKPSVPALPIGMGLGTWPECTDEWDLPAGTTLLLYTDGLSEARDAEGVFYDPAARLRGRIFPGPEELLSALTDDVRLHTGGETTDDMALLAVARPAEGQPDRRRTVRIVGAEETRKDVRDGRGR, translated from the coding sequence GTGTGGAAGCGGGAGAGGCGGCGCGGCAAGCCTGTCGGGGGTGGTGCCCGCACCCGGCGGTTCGTACGGATGCTGCCCGCCCTGATGATTCTCGGCGGGCTGGTGTTCGACGCCCTCACCCCGCCGGCCTTCACCGCCATCCCGCTGTTCGTGGCCGCTCCGCTGATCGCCGCCCCGTTCTTCTCGCTGGCCAGCACCATCCGCATCGCTGTCGCCTCGATGCTCGCCGTCATCGCGCTGCGGCTGTACACCAGCTCGTTGCCGGAGGCCGTGCCGTTGATCGAGCTGCTCACCCTGGCCACCGTCTCGGTCCTCGCGGTGGTGATCAACGGGGTCGTGCGGCGCGGCAACGAGCAGCTGGCCTCCGCTCGGTACATCGCGGAGACGGCCATGCGCGCGGTACTGCCGCAGCCGTCCGACCGGATCGGCGGACTGCATGTCGCGGCGCGGTACGAGGCGGCGCAGGCGGACGAGTTCGTCGGCGGTGACCTGTTCGCCGTGGCGGACACCCCGCAGGGGGTGCGGCTGGTGGTCGGTGACGTACGGGGGAAGGGGCTCGACGCCGTCGAGACGGTGGCGGTGGTCATCGGGGCGTTCCGCGAGGCGGCCGAGCAGGAATCCTCGCTGGAGGCGGTGGCGGGGCGGCTGGAGCGGGCGCTGGCGCGGGAGGAGGCGCGGCGGGGCGGGCTCGATGTGCTGGAGGGCTTCATCACCGCCGTGCTGGCCGAGATCCCGTACGGGTTGCCCCTGGTGCGGATCGTCAACCGCGGGCACCCCGAGCCGATCCTGCTGCATCCGGACGGGGCGCTGGAGGTGCTGAAGCCCTCCGTGCCCGCGCTGCCGATCGGGATGGGGCTGGGGACGTGGCCGGAGTGCACGGACGAGTGGGATCTGCCGGCCGGGACGACCCTGCTCCTCTACACGGACGGCCTCTCCGAGGCGCGGGATGCCGAGGGGGTCTTCTACGATCCGGCGGCCCGGCTGCGCGGGCGGATCTTCCCGGGGCCCGAGGAGCTGCTGTCCGCCCTGACCGATGACGTGCGCCTGCACACGGGCGGCGAGACGACCGACGACATGGCGTTGCTCGCGGTCGCACGCCCGGCCGAGGGGCAGCCGGACCGGCGAAGGACCGTGCGGATCGTCGGTGCTGAGGAGACGCGAAAAGACGTAAGGGATGGGCGGGGACGGTGA
- a CDS encoding aldo/keto reductase, whose translation MTSLRKLGPSDLQVFPLALGGNVFGWTADEAQSFAVLDAYAAAGGNFVDTADGYSAWVPGNEGGESETVIGKWLAARGNRSDIVVATKVSTHPRYQGLAPANIKAAAEESLRRLGTEYIDLYYTHFDDETVPVEDIITALDQLVKEGKVREIAASNIGPARLRASLDFSEREGLARYVALQPHYNLVSRDTYEGELQDTVARAGLGAVPYFALASGFLTGKYRPGTSVESARAEGARRHLESERGQKVLAALDKVAQERGAEIATVALAWLASRPTVAAPIASARTVEQLPALLAVADLTLTEQELAELTEASA comes from the coding sequence ATGACTTCTCTTCGTAAGCTGGGCCCTTCCGACCTCCAGGTCTTCCCGCTCGCTCTCGGCGGCAACGTCTTCGGCTGGACCGCCGACGAGGCGCAGTCGTTCGCGGTGCTGGACGCGTACGCCGCGGCCGGCGGCAACTTCGTCGACACCGCCGACGGGTACTCCGCCTGGGTCCCGGGCAACGAGGGCGGCGAGTCCGAGACCGTCATCGGTAAGTGGCTTGCCGCGCGCGGCAACCGCTCCGACATCGTCGTCGCCACGAAGGTCAGTACCCACCCCCGGTACCAGGGGCTCGCGCCCGCCAACATCAAGGCCGCGGCCGAGGAATCCCTGCGCCGGCTCGGCACCGAGTACATCGACCTCTATTACACGCACTTCGACGACGAGACCGTGCCGGTCGAGGACATCATCACCGCCCTGGACCAGCTGGTGAAGGAGGGCAAGGTCCGGGAGATCGCCGCCTCCAACATCGGCCCCGCGCGGCTCCGGGCGTCCCTGGACTTCTCGGAGCGCGAGGGGCTGGCCCGTTACGTCGCCCTTCAGCCGCACTACAACCTGGTCTCCCGCGACACGTACGAGGGCGAGCTCCAGGACACGGTGGCCCGGGCCGGGCTCGGCGCTGTGCCGTACTTCGCGCTGGCCTCCGGTTTCCTCACGGGTAAGTACCGTCCGGGCACGTCGGTGGAGAGCGCGCGGGCGGAGGGCGCCCGCCGGCACCTGGAGTCGGAGCGCGGGCAGAAGGTCCTGGCCGCGCTGGACAAGGTCGCCCAGGAGCGCGGCGCGGAGATCGCGACCGTCGCTCTGGCCTGGCTCGCCTCCCGGCCGACCGTGGCCGCGCCGATCGCCTCGGCCCGTACGGTCGAGCAGCTGCCCGCGCTGCTGGCCGTCGCGGACCTCACCCTGACCGAGCAGGAACTGGCCGAACTCACCGAGGCATCCGCCTGA